The nucleotide sequence GACCGGCGGGGCCACGAAGAGGCCCTTGTCGGGGTCGTTGAACGACTTCCGCGCGACGAACTCGTTCATCGCGTTCGCGGTGCCCCACTGGTCGGACACCTCCGGCTTCGAGAAGTCGTGCAGCTGCGGGTGCCAGCCGTCCTCGTCGACCTGCTCCAGCTCGGTGGTGTACTCGACGGTGTTGCCGTGCGGGTCGAGGAAGTAGCTGAAGGTGTTGTGGCCGGCCAGGTGCCGGCCCGGACCCCAGATCTTCTCGACGCCGGCGCGCAGCAGCCGCCCGGTGCCGCGCATGTACTCGTCGAGGCCGCGCAGCTCGAACGACGCGTGGTGCAGCGCCGGGTGCGGGCCGCGGGCGATCGCCAGGCTGTGGTGCCACGCGTTGATCCGCAGGAAGTACATCATCGCCCCCATCCGCGGGTGCATCAGCGTGTCGGAGAGGCGGAACCCGAGGTGGCGTTCGTAGAAGGCCCGGGTGCCTTCGGGGTCGGCGGAGTTGACGACCACGTGCGACAGTCGCACCGGGACGGACTCGCCCTCCTCGATCCGGCGGTGGGCGCGCGTCCCGACGTCCGCGCTGATCTCGATCGTGCGGCCTTCGTTGTCGAAGAACCGGAACCCGTATCCGCCGCCCGGGGTGTCCAGCGCGCGGGGCTCGTGCACGAGCGTGATCCCGGCCGCGGCCAGGCGGCCGGCCAGGGTGTCGACGTCGGCGGCCGTCGCGACGCCGAAGGCGATCAGGTCGATCCGCTTGTCCGCGGCGTGCCGCAGCCGGACGACGTACTGCTCCGGCGACCCTTCGGCGGCGAGGAAGGTGATCCCGGTGTCGGAGTGCTCCTCGGCGAGGCCCCAGGCGCCGGTGTAGAAGTCCTGCTGGCGCGCGAGGTCGGGCACGGCGAGGTCGACGTGCCGCAGGTGGGTGATCAGGCGGTCGGTCACGGTCTTCGTCCTTTCAGGCGGCTGGTCAGGCGGGCTGGGACACGAGGTCGCCGATGCGGCGGACCAGGCCGGGCACGTCGCCCTGCTCGTGGTCGAGCAGCCACCGGCCGATCCGGTTGGAAGCCTCGACGACGGTCTTCGCGCGGTCGTGGCGGCGGGCGGTGAACTCCGCCCAGAGGTCGTCGTCGACACCGTCCCGGCTGAGCAGCAGCTCGGCCAGCACCGCCGCGTCTTCGAGGGCCTGGGCGCCGCCTTGGGCGAGGGTGGGCGGGCAGGAGTGCGCGGCGTCGCCGACGAGCACGACCCGGCCGCGGTGCCACGGCTTCGGCACGACGTGCGTCTCGAACCGCGTGTAGTTCACCCGGCTCGCATCATCCAATGTGGACCGGATCTCGTCCCACGGCCCGTGGTAGGCGGCGGCGAGCCGGCGCAGGGTGGCGAGCCGCTCCGGCGGCGTCAGTCCACTGTGGTCCCGGAAGTCCTCGACGACGAACGCGTAGAGGGAGTCCGGACCGGTCGGTGTGTACCCGGCGATGTAGGACGGGCCGCCGTAGCACAGGTCGGTGTGGGTGATCGACGCCGGACGCGGCCCGAACGCGCGCCAGATCCCCATGCCGATCGGCTGCGGCGTGACGTCGATGCCGATCATTCCGCGGATCGCCGAGTGGATGCCGTCGGCGCCGACCACGAGGTCGTACCGGCCGGCCGTCCCCGAGGCGAGCGCGACTCCGACGCCGGAGCCGTCCTGGTCGAGCCGGGTCACGGTGTCGCCGAAGCGGATCTTCACGCCGGTCTCGCGGACGCGGTCCAGCAGGATCCGGGCCAGCGCCGGCCGCGGCATGCCCATCGAGGCGGGCAGGTCGGGCCCGCCGCTGCGGACGTCGGGGATCTCGGCCAGCAGGGTCCCGTCCGGTGCGCACAGGCCGAGGCAGTCGAAGGGGTACCCGGCCGCCTCGGCCCGCGGCCACACCCCGAGCCGGCGCAGCTCGCGCAAGGCGTTGCCCTGCAGCGTGATTCCCGACCCGATGGCCGCGACGTCCGGCTTGAGCTCGACGAGGTCGACGGCGACGCCTTCCTGCGCGAGCAGGACAGCCGTGGCGGCCCCGGCGAGACCGCCGCCGACCACCAGCACCTTCGTTACCGCGGGCATGTGAGGACTCCTTCGTCCTGGGCGTTACTTGACGGCGATGGGCGCGACCGGTGCGCCGACCGCGCCGGTCACCGGCAGCGGGGCGGCGGTGAGCCAGAACTCGTGGACGCCGTCGGCCGCGCAGTCGGCGGCGAGGGTGTCGAGGTCCCACATCTCGCCGAGGAACAGGCCGAGGTGCGGGATGGCCACCTGGTGCAGGGGCTGGAAGGCGTCGTCGAACTCGTTCGGCCGGACTTCGACGCCCCAGGTGTCGGTCGCGACGCCGGCGATCTCCGAGCCGTACAGCCAGTCCACTGTGGAGAAGGACAGGCCGGGCGAGTCGCCGCCGGCGTAGTCGCCCCAGCCTTCCCGCCGGGCGCGGGCGAGCCGCCCGGTCCGCACCAGCAGGAGGTCGCCGCGGCCGACGCGCGCGGTGCTGCCGTGCTCGGCGATCGTCGCCTCCAGGTGGTCCGCGGTGATCGCGAAGCCGTCGGCCAGCTCGCCGCCGGTTCCGAACACCCGGCCCACGTCCAGCAGCACGCCACGGCCCGCGAGCAGCCCGGCCGTGGTTTCGATGCCGGTGACGCGGTCGCCCTCGCTGGTCACGACGTCCCCCGCGCGCCGGCCGTTGTAGGCGAGGCCGTGGTCGAAGATGTGCCCGAGGCCGTCCCACTGCGTCGAGGCCTGCAGCGGCATGGACACCACGTCGTCGGCGCCGCCGATGCCGTGCGGGAAGCCCTGCGTGCCGCGTTCGGCGTCCGTGCCGGTGTCGAGCATGGTGTGCACCGGGTTGGTGCGCCGCCGCCAGCCCTTCTGCGGCCCGTCGGCGTCGAAGCGTTGCGCGAGCGAGAAACTCGCGCCGCGCCGGACGAGCGCGGCGCCTTCGCGGCGCTTGGCGTCGTCGAGGAAGTTCAGGGTGCCGAGGACGTCGCCGGCACCCCAGCGGCCCCAGTTGGAGCACCGCTGGGCCGCCGCCGCGATCGCGCCCTCGGGATCGGTTCGGTCCACGCCTTCACTCTCGGTGCGCGGGCGGTATCAGGGAAGACGAAATCGTTAATGTGCGGTATCAGCGGCGTTGATACTGTGGTCGGCTGTGAACCTCGCCCGGTTGGACCTGAACCTGCTGGTGGCCCTGGACGCGCTGCTGCAGGAGCGCAGCGTCACGCGTGCGGCCGAGCGGATGGGACTCGGTCAGCCGGCGGTGTCCGCCCAGCTGGGCCGGCTGCGCCGGCACTTCCACGACGACCTGCTGACCCGGGCCGGCAACCAGTACCGGCTGACGCCGCTGGCCGTACAGCTCAAGGAACGCGTGCGGGTCGCCCTGTCCGGCGCCGAACGGGTCTTCGCGGCCGAACCCGACTTCGATCCCGCGTCGTCCACCCGCGAGTTCTCGATGCTGATGAGCGACTACGGCATCGCCGTGCTCGGATCGGGAATCGCCGCCCGGCTCGCCGAAGAAGCGCCGGGCACCCGGCTGCGGTTCCCCGCGAACACCCCGAAGATGGTCGACGCGGCCGTGCACGAACTCGTCCACACCGACCTGCTGGTCATCCCGCACGGGTTCGTCGACGACCTGCCGCACGCGGACCTCTACCGCGACGAATGGGTGTGCCTGGTCGCCGCGGACAACACCGGCGTCGGGGCGTCGCTGACCGTCGCGCAGCTGGAGACGATGCCGTGGGTCGTCACCTACCACGGCCCCACCGCGTCCACGCCCGCCGCGCGGCAGATGCGCATGCTCGGGATCGAGCCGCACGTCCAGGTGGTCACCGAGACGTTCCTGACCGTGCCAGGGCTCATCGCGGGCACCGACCGGGTCGCCCTGCTCCAGCGGCGCCTGGCGGACGGGATCCCGGACGAGCTCGGCGTGCGCGCCGTGGCGTGCCCGTTCGATGCGGCCCCGCTGGTCGAAGCCATGTGGTGGCACCCGATGTACGACGCCGACCCCGAGCACCGCTACCTGCGGGACGTCGTCATGCGGACGGTGGCGGCGGTGATCGGCATCGACGGCGTCGATGCGCCGCTTCGGCGGAAGTGATTTCCGTATCCCCGCACCGGGGCTGACACTTCGACGCACACGCCGGTCGCCGAAGACCGGCTCGGTGTCTCCCGGAGCTGCCCGTGTCCGATCAGTCCGTCTCCGCTCCCCCGCTCACCACCGATCCCGCCGGCGGCCGGCAGGCCGGCCCCGCCCAGGCGGTCGTGCTGCTGCTGGCCAGTTGCCTTTCGGTGCTCGGCGCGGTGCTGCTCGCCCCCGTCCTGCCCCGCATCCAGGACGCGTTCGCCGGCACGCCGGGCGTCGCCACCCTCACCCCGATCGTGCTGACCGTGCCCGCGCTGGTCATCGGGCTCACCGCGTCGATCGCCGGCCGCGTCGTCGACCGGCTCGGCCGCAAGCGGCTGCTGGTGGGCGCGCTCGTCGTGTACGCGTTCCTCGGGACCGCGCCGCTGTGGCTGTCGTCCCTGCCGCTGATCGTCGCGAGCCGGGTGCTGGTCGGGCTCACCGAGGCCGCGATCATGACGTGCTGCACGACCTTGCTCGCCGACTACTTCCACGGAGCCGAGCGGGACCGGTACTTCGGCCTGCAGACCGTCTACACCACCGTCGCCGCAACGGTTTTCTTCGCCGTCGGCGGCCTGCTCGGCTCGTGGGGCTGGCGGACGCCGTTCTGGCTCTACGCGGTCAGCCTGCCGCTCGCGTTCGCCGCCGCGCGGGTCATCCGGCCGCCGTCGCAGACCCGGACCGGGGAAAAGCTCCCGCCCCTGCCGTGGCGCGCTTTCCTGGCGCCGGTCGGCGTCACCTTGGCCGGCGGCCTCGTGTTCTACGTCCTCATCGTCGAACTGTCCTATGTGCTCGACGGCATCGGCGTCACCGCCACGGCCACCGTCGGGCTGGTCAGCGCGGCCGGCTCACTGGCCACCGCCGTCGCGGCGTACCTGTTCCCCCGGCTCGCCAAGCGGGGTCCCGCCGCCACCATCCCCGCGGCGTTCGTCCTGTGCGGACTCGGCATCCTCGTCCTCGCGCTGGCCACCTCGGTCCCGGTCGTGGTGCTCGGCGCCGTCGTGACCGGCTTCGGCAACGGGCTGCTGCTGCCCGCCCTGCTCACCTGGGCGCTGGGCAGCCTGACGTTCGCCCAGCGCGGCCGGGGCACCGGCATCTGGACCTCGGCGCTGTTCATCGGCCAGTTCGCCAGCCCGCTCATCGTGCTCGCGCTGGCCGCGGCCACGACCGGCCTCTCCCCGGCCCTGCTCGTCGTCGGCGCCGCGGCGCTCCTGATCGCCCTGGTCGCCGGGATCGTCCACCGCACGCGGTGGGCCGCGGCCCGAGCTTGACCAGGAGTCCACCGTGGCTTTCACGATCCGCCGAGGCGGTACTCCGCGTTCACCAGCTCGAGGAGCTCGGCCACCGACGTCTCCGCGGCCGGGCGGTCGAAGGTGATCTCGCCGTGCTGCAGCAGGTTCACCCGGTCGCAGACGTCGATCACCTGCCCGTAGTTGTGGGCGATGAGGATGATCGCGATGTCGCCGCGGCGTTTCAGCTCCTGCAGCAGGCGCAGGATCAGCGCGCTTTCCTTGGCGCCCATCGCGGCGAGCGGTTCGTCGAGCAGCAGCAGCTTCGCCTTCGAATACACCGAGCGGGCGACCGCGATCGCCTGGCGCTGGCCACCGGAGAGCATGCCCACTTCGGCGGTCACCGACGGGATGTCGATGCCGATCGAGTCGAGGGCCTCCCGGGCGCGGCGTTTCATT is from Amycolatopsis mediterranei and encodes:
- a CDS encoding cyclase family protein, translated to MDRTDPEGAIAAAAQRCSNWGRWGAGDVLGTLNFLDDAKRREGAALVRRGASFSLAQRFDADGPQKGWRRRTNPVHTMLDTGTDAERGTQGFPHGIGGADDVVSMPLQASTQWDGLGHIFDHGLAYNGRRAGDVVTSEGDRVTGIETTAGLLAGRGVLLDVGRVFGTGGELADGFAITADHLEATIAEHGSTARVGRGDLLLVRTGRLARARREGWGDYAGGDSPGLSFSTVDWLYGSEIAGVATDTWGVEVRPNEFDDAFQPLHQVAIPHLGLFLGEMWDLDTLAADCAADGVHEFWLTAAPLPVTGAVGAPVAPIAVK
- a CDS encoding VOC family protein gives rise to the protein MTDRLITHLRHVDLAVPDLARQQDFYTGAWGLAEEHSDTGITFLAAEGSPEQYVVRLRHAADKRIDLIAFGVATAADVDTLAGRLAAAGITLVHEPRALDTPGGGYGFRFFDNEGRTIEISADVGTRAHRRIEEGESVPVRLSHVVVNSADPEGTRAFYERHLGFRLSDTLMHPRMGAMMYFLRINAWHHSLAIARGPHPALHHASFELRGLDEYMRGTGRLLRAGVEKIWGPGRHLAGHNTFSYFLDPHGNTVEYTTELEQVDEDGWHPQLHDFSKPEVSDQWGTANAMNEFVARKSFNDPDKGLFVAPPV
- a CDS encoding LysR family transcriptional regulator, which produces MNLARLDLNLLVALDALLQERSVTRAAERMGLGQPAVSAQLGRLRRHFHDDLLTRAGNQYRLTPLAVQLKERVRVALSGAERVFAAEPDFDPASSTREFSMLMSDYGIAVLGSGIAARLAEEAPGTRLRFPANTPKMVDAAVHELVHTDLLVIPHGFVDDLPHADLYRDEWVCLVAADNTGVGASLTVAQLETMPWVVTYHGPTASTPAARQMRMLGIEPHVQVVTETFLTVPGLIAGTDRVALLQRRLADGIPDELGVRAVACPFDAAPLVEAMWWHPMYDADPEHRYLRDVVMRTVAAVIGIDGVDAPLRRK
- a CDS encoding MFS transporter — its product is MSDQSVSAPPLTTDPAGGRQAGPAQAVVLLLASCLSVLGAVLLAPVLPRIQDAFAGTPGVATLTPIVLTVPALVIGLTASIAGRVVDRLGRKRLLVGALVVYAFLGTAPLWLSSLPLIVASRVLVGLTEAAIMTCCTTLLADYFHGAERDRYFGLQTVYTTVAATVFFAVGGLLGSWGWRTPFWLYAVSLPLAFAAARVIRPPSQTRTGEKLPPLPWRAFLAPVGVTLAGGLVFYVLIVELSYVLDGIGVTATATVGLVSAAGSLATAVAAYLFPRLAKRGPAATIPAAFVLCGLGILVLALATSVPVVVLGAVVTGFGNGLLLPALLTWALGSLTFAQRGRGTGIWTSALFIGQFASPLIVLALAAATTGLSPALLVVGAAALLIALVAGIVHRTRWAAARA
- a CDS encoding ATP-binding cassette domain-containing protein — translated: MTADVIRVEGVRKQFGPVTALADITLHVRRGEVLGLIGDNGAGKSTLIKILTGYHQPDGGRILFEGEPTTLKSVVHARSLGIETVFQDLAMVDDLPVYLNLHLNRELTHRPLPFLKRGEMKRRAREALDSIGIDIPSVTAEVGMLSGGQRQAIAVARSVYSKAKLLLLDEPLAAMGAKESALILRLLQELKRRGDIAIILIAHNYGQVIDVCDRVNLLQHGEITFDRPAAETSVAELLELVNAEYRLGGS
- a CDS encoding FAD-dependent oxidoreductase, producing MPAVTKVLVVGGGLAGAATAVLLAQEGVAVDLVELKPDVAAIGSGITLQGNALRELRRLGVWPRAEAAGYPFDCLGLCAPDGTLLAEIPDVRSGGPDLPASMGMPRPALARILLDRVRETGVKIRFGDTVTRLDQDGSGVGVALASGTAGRYDLVVGADGIHSAIRGMIGIDVTPQPIGMGIWRAFGPRPASITHTDLCYGGPSYIAGYTPTGPDSLYAFVVEDFRDHSGLTPPERLATLRRLAAAYHGPWDEIRSTLDDASRVNYTRFETHVVPKPWHRGRVVLVGDAAHSCPPTLAQGGAQALEDAAVLAELLLSRDGVDDDLWAEFTARRHDRAKTVVEASNRIGRWLLDHEQGDVPGLVRRIGDLVSQPA